The Harmonia axyridis chromosome 3, icHarAxyr1.1, whole genome shotgun sequence nucleotide sequence TGGGAAATTCAAAAAGTCACGGACTTATCAAACCGCCCTCTTAATTTCATGGAAAGGATATTGTTTTTCATCTTTAATTGAATTCCTTCCTCTTTAAAAtgtaataaacattcattgacTTCTCTTATACTCGTTTTTTCCAATATCAAaacgaaacctcttattggaaacctCATTACTAATGTCTAAGGAATGCAAATGGGATTTTTTCAAATGCGTTGTTTTCAGATTTACCACTGAGAATGTGACAGTGTTTTCGAAAAACTCAAAAAGGAATGACGGGTAAGAATTAGTTTTATGATTAAGTCAGAATTTGAGATAAAATGTATCAAAATTTTGTCAGGATAGTTTCCACTTTTGTGATATGGAACTGAAATGACCATTTTATGATTATTAAGGCACgcattttgaaaaaatccttcttttttcaattgttcTTATTGGATAAATTCCTTATTGGTCAATTTTTCAGTGTGAATACAGCATTTTCTATATTGAGAACACTGATACCAACAGAACCGAAAGATAGGAAATTAAGCAAAATTGAGACCCTGAGACTTGCTTCCAGTTATATCTCGCATCTAGGAACGCAACTGATAACAGGTAGGAATACATAAATCTAATAGCATTGCACATCCACCAAAAGGATTTAAATTTGGTGGATGCGCATTGTATCATTAACAAATAGAACTCATTTTTCAATGCACGTTTGATCCATTAATCGATTTTGGAATGTAACATATTGAATGCGAAATATAGTAGAAtctaaaaaacaaattgaaggAGGTTGATTTCAATTCACTTATCAAGATATaaaattccaaacaaaaattcaTGCATGACAGGCAAAGGTAGATTTCACCAATTTCTTCAAGAAGGAATGATGTTTTTCGATTTGTTTGTTGAAAACTGGGAAAAATATGATTTTACTGTTTAGGTTCTGCAGATCAGCCATGTCTTCAGATGTTCAAATCAAGTGGAGAAGAACACAACTTCAACAGGTCCCAAGTATGTACGTTCTGTATGgcaggaaaaaaaattccagtgAGTGCATcgacttttttgaatttttaaatgttTGATATATCCATTTTACAGAAATTATGTTACTCGGAGGACTCGTATTCAACTTCATGTGGTGAACACCAGTTCTATTTCGATCAAAGTTCAAATGCAATTCTGCTGGCAGAAAATACGTCAAGCTATAATCAAACGTATttgatataacaaaaaaaaatgatactaCGTGATTAAATGAAAACTGCAGCATTGTTTTTTATTGGTTACTCTCTTTAAGAGCAGAAAATAATTCCTTTTGAAACTAGAAAAATGTAGTTGGTGATTTGTATATATGAATGTAAATATAAAGCAAATAAAATCTTGAactaaacttttttttattagtgTTCTAGTGGGTTTCATAGAATCGAACAATTACATTGATtgcaa carries:
- the LOC123677180 gene encoding basic helix-loop-helix transcription factor scleraxis-like isoform X2, which produces MAKIGMEYVPCEGRLFIGVDQCEPIQGQEGGYRRKGKTRCLIRNKTPPPPRQRNQANARERDRTLSVNTAFSILRTLIPTEPKDRKLSKIETLRLASSYISHLGTQLITGSADQPCLQMFKSSGEEHNFNRSQVCTFCMAGKKIPKLCYSEDSYSTSCGEHQFYFDQSSNAILLAENTSSYNQTYLI
- the LOC123677180 gene encoding basic helix-loop-helix transcription factor scleraxis-like isoform X1, which translates into the protein MAKIGMEYVPCEGRLFIGVDQCEPIQGQEGGYRRKGKTRCLIRNKTPPPPRQRNQANARERDRTLRFTTENVTVFSKNSKRNDGVNTAFSILRTLIPTEPKDRKLSKIETLRLASSYISHLGTQLITGSADQPCLQMFKSSGEEHNFNRSQVCTFCMAGKKIPKLCYSEDSYSTSCGEHQFYFDQSSNAILLAENTSSYNQTYLI